The proteins below come from a single Oscillospiraceae bacterium genomic window:
- a CDS encoding glycosyltransferase family 2 protein — protein sequence MPKVGIIISNYNGWQDTLVCLESLQRQTFTDFEIILIDDASPNDSVAQLQDKLPPNTVFLPQQRNVGFAAANNIGIRRALADGCDFALLLNNDTAARPDFLEKLLAETPAGAVSCPKMLFMDPPDEIWFAGGALDPKTGRVKHLGGHEKDGPRFAEKKQVSFITFCCVLLPRAVIEQVGYLDETLFMYCEDVDYCLRLTRAGVPLWFLPDAVIHHKAGGSAGGMLSVYYITRNTLYLTCKGRSTAYARLKTILPLLTGAARYALTKALGRKKGRSYGAFRGAVDFWNGKMGRMEG from the coding sequence ATGCCGAAGGTCGGAATCATCATCTCCAATTACAACGGCTGGCAGGACACGCTGGTCTGTCTGGAAAGCCTGCAGCGGCAGACCTTTACCGATTTTGAGATCATCCTGATCGATGACGCCTCGCCCAATGATTCGGTGGCGCAGCTGCAGGACAAACTGCCGCCGAACACGGTGTTTCTGCCGCAGCAGCGGAATGTCGGCTTTGCGGCGGCCAACAACATCGGGATCCGCCGCGCGCTGGCCGATGGCTGTGATTTTGCGCTGCTGCTCAACAATGACACGGCCGCACGGCCGGATTTTCTCGAAAAGCTGCTGGCCGAAACCCCGGCCGGGGCGGTCAGCTGCCCGAAGATGCTGTTTATGGACCCGCCGGACGAGATCTGGTTTGCGGGCGGCGCGCTGGACCCCAAGACCGGCAGGGTGAAGCATTTGGGCGGCCATGAAAAGGACGGCCCGCGCTTTGCGGAGAAAAAGCAGGTCAGCTTTATCACCTTTTGCTGTGTGCTGCTGCCGCGCGCGGTCATTGAACAGGTCGGCTATCTCGATGAAACGCTGTTTATGTACTGCGAGGATGTCGATTACTGCCTGCGGCTGACCCGCGCGGGCGTGCCGCTGTGGTTTTTGCCCGATGCGGTCATCCACCATAAGGCCGGCGGCAGTGCCGGCGGTATGCTGTCGGTGTATTACATCACGCGCAACACACTGTATTTGACCTGCAAGGGCAGAAGCACCGCCTATGCAAGGCTGAAAACGATTCTGCCGCTCCTCACCGGCGCGGCCCGCTACGCGCTGACAAAGGCGCTTGGACGAAAAAAGGGACGCAGCTACGGCGCGTTCAGAGGCGCCGTGGATTTCTGGAACGGGAAGATGGGGCGGATGGAAGGATAA